The following coding sequences are from one Gossypium hirsutum isolate 1008001.06 chromosome A12, Gossypium_hirsutum_v2.1, whole genome shotgun sequence window:
- the LOC107951053 gene encoding F-box protein At3g07870 — MGNEEFQVIPMPSALSLYDYAMCRSLFVWNGRIALVIYPRKAIEKSFQIYVMKEYGVRESWTKILTIGPLTKVEMPLAFWKNDEILMEGSDGLVVSYNLKTQELKDLPIYGVPKSFATLVYINSLVSVKGGNRMLDGDNRDFDW; from the exons ATGGGAAATGAAGAGTTCCAAGTAATACCAATGCCAAGTGCCCTCTCCTTGTATGATTATGCAATGTGCAGGAGCCTTTTTGTGTGGAATGGACGCATTGCTCTAGTAATCTATCCGAGAAAGGCGATTGAAAAATCGTTTCAGATATACGTGATGAAGGAATACGGAGTGAGGGAATCCTGGACAAAGATATTGACAATTGGACCTCTTACAAAAGTGGAAATGCCATTGGCTTTTTGGAAAAATGATGAGATTCTCATGGAAGGCTCTGACGGTCTGGTTGTTTCTTACAACCTTAAGACCCAAGAACTCAAGGATCTTCCGATTTATGGGGTTCCGAAGTCATTCGCAACTCTTGTATACATAAACAGCCTTGTTTCAGTCAAAGGAGGAAATCGAATGCTTGATGGAGATAATAGAG ATTTTGATTGGTGA